CAAAACTTATTTATCTATCCAACTATAATAATATATAAATAAAGACTGAGACATAATCATGTCTCAGCCTCTATTTATAAAGTAGCATTAACTACTGTACAAGAATGGAAATGCGGATATTGCTTTAGTCCTATAAAACGCTAATCCAATTCTTAAGTTACAAATTATGATTCAGTTGTTTCTTTTCTTTTGCTCGCTTTTTTACGCTTATTAATATCATATTTAAATTCTTCACCATCGTGGTCGATAACAACATCTTTACCTTCAATTTTATTACCGTCTAAGATAAGTTCACTTAGGTTATCTTCCACAGTTTTTTGGATAGCTCTAATTAATGGTCTTGCACCATATTCAGGGTCGTAACCTTCTTCAGCTATTTTTTCTTTGGCTTTTTCAGTTACTTTGATGTTGATGTCTTGTTCAGTTAAGCGTTCAGTTAATTTATTAACCATCATAGTAACAATTTCTTTTAGTTCTTCTTTATCTAATTTGTGGAAGACAATTGTGTCATCTACACGGTTTAAGAATTCTGGACGGAATGCATTTTTTAATTCTTTTAACATTGTTTTGCGAATTGTTTCGTATTCTTGGCCTTCCGCAGCACCGCCGAAACCAGCAAACCGTTGATCTTGTAATTCTTGTGCACCGACGTTAGAAGTCATAATAATTACTATATTTCTAAAGTCTACGCGACGACCTTTTGTATCTGTAAGGTGACCATCATCAAGCACTTGTAACAAGATATTAAATACATCTGGATGTGCTTTTTCGATTTCGTCAAATAAGATTACTGAATAAGGTTTACGTCTAACTTTTTCAGTTAATTGTCCACCGTCATCATGACCTACATAGCCTGGAGGAGCTCCGACTAAACGGCTCACTGCATGTTTCTCCATGAACTCACTCATGTCGACACGAATCATTGCGTCTTCTTCGCCAAACATAGATTCAGCTAAAGCTCTAGCAAGTTCGGTTTTACCAACACCCGTTGGCCCTAAGAATATAAAGCTACCAATTGGACGTTTAGGATCTTTCAATCCGGCACGCGCACGTCTTACAGCTTTACTAATTGAATTAACAGCTTCTTTTTGACCGATAACTCTTTCATGAAGCCCTTCTTCTAAGTTCAATAGACGTTGTGATTCTGTTTCATTAATTCTAGTTAATGGAATGCCTGTCCATCCTGCAATAACTTCTGCGATATCTTCTTCTGACAATGACGTACTTTCACCATTTTGCGTGTTTTTCCAGTTATTATTTGCTTCTTCGTATTGTTTTTCTAATTTAGTTTGTTTATCTCTTAAGTTTGCTGCATTTTCAAATTCTTGTGCATGCACTGCAGCATCTTTTTCGTTTTTAACTTGTTCAATTTGTTGTTCAATTTCTTTTAAGTTT
The genomic region above belongs to Staphylococcus durrellii and contains:
- a CDS encoding ATP-dependent Clp protease ATP-binding subunit, encoding MLFGRLTERAQRVLAHAQEEAIRLNHSNIGTEHLLLGLMKEPEGIAAKVLESFDITEEKVIEEVEKLIGHGQEQMGALHYTPRAKKVIELSMDEARKLHHNFVGTEHILLGLIRENEGVAARVFANLDLNITKARAQVVKALGSPEMNNKNAQANKSNNTPTLDSLARDLTVIAKDGTLDPVIGRNSEITRVIEVLSRRTKNNPVLIGEPGVGKTAIAEGLAQAIVNNEVPETLKNKRVMSLDMGTVVAGTKYRGEFEERLKKVMEEIHQAGNVILFIDELHTLVGAGGAEGAIDASNILKPALARGELQCIGATTLDEYRKNIEKDAALERRFQPVQVDEPTVEDTVEILKGLRDRYEAHHRINISDEAVEAAVKLSNRYVSDRFLPDKAIDLIDEASSKVRLKSHTTPPNLKEIEQQIEQVKNEKDAAVHAQEFENAANLRDKQTKLEKQYEEANNNWKNTQNGESTSLSEEDIAEVIAGWTGIPLTRINETESQRLLNLEEGLHERVIGQKEAVNSISKAVRRARAGLKDPKRPIGSFIFLGPTGVGKTELARALAESMFGEEDAMIRVDMSEFMEKHAVSRLVGAPPGYVGHDDGGQLTEKVRRKPYSVILFDEIEKAHPDVFNILLQVLDDGHLTDTKGRRVDFRNIVIIMTSNVGAQELQDQRFAGFGGAAEGQEYETIRKTMLKELKNAFRPEFLNRVDDTIVFHKLDKEELKEIVTMMVNKLTERLTEQDINIKVTEKAKEKIAEEGYDPEYGARPLIRAIQKTVEDNLSELILDGNKIEGKDVVIDHDGEEFKYDINKRKKASKRKETTES